One region of Juglans regia cultivar Chandler chromosome 4, Walnut 2.0, whole genome shotgun sequence genomic DNA includes:
- the LOC109012563 gene encoding aspartic proteinase-like isoform X1, translating to MAENQVNMGTNMKAVLLSLFLLTLLFSLVTSASNNGFVRIGLKKMKLDKNNRLASQLESKDAISLKASIRKYRFPHNLGDSEDADIVVLKNYLDAQYYGEIGIGTPPQNFTVIFDTGSANLWVPSAKCYFSVACFFHARYKSSESSTYRKNGTSAAIQYGTGAISGFFSCDNVKVGDRVIMNQDFIEATREPSLTFLVGKFDGILGLGFQEIAVGNAVPVWDNMVEQGLVQEPVFSFWLNRNAEEEEGGEIVFGGVDPNHYKGEHTYVPVKQKGYWQFDMGDVLIDDKPTGYCAGGCSAIADSGTSLLAGPTTVITMINHAIGASGVVSQQCKAIVEQYGQTIIDLLLAEANPKKICSQIGLCFFDGSRGVSMGIETVVDESSGKVSSGIRDAMCPACEMAVAWMQNQIKQNQTQDRILDYVNELCDRMPSPMGESAVDCGHISSMPGVSFTIGGKIFDLAPEEYILKVGEGPAAQCISGFIALDVPPPRGPLWILGDVFMGRYHTVFDSGKLRVGFAEAA from the exons ATGGCGGAAAATCAA GTGAACATGGGAACTAACATGAAAGCAGTCCTGTTGTCGCTGTTCCTCTTGACCTTGTTGTTTTCTCTGGTCACCTCTGCTTCCAACAATGGCTTTGTTAGAATTGGGCTGAAAAAGATGAAATTGGACAAAAACAATCGGCTTGCTTCACAGCTCGAGTCCAAGGACGCAATATCTTTGAAAGCTTCTATTAGAAAGTATCGTTTCCCTCATAATCTCGGTGACTCTGAGGACGCAGACATTGTTGTGTTAAAGAACTACTTGGATGCTCAGTACTATGGTGAAATTGGCATTGGTACTCCCCCTCAAAATTTCACTGTAATTTTTGACACTGGCAGCGCTAATCTTTGGGTGCCATCAGCTAAGTGCTATTTCTCG GTGGCTTGTTTTTTTCATGCTAGGTACAAGTCAAGTGAATCGAGTACCTACAGGAAGAATG GGACATCTGCTGCTATCCAATATGGTACTGGTGCAATATCTGGTTTCTTTAGCTGTGACAATGTCAAAGTTGGGGACCGAGTTATAATGAATCAG GATTTTATTGAGGCAACCAGAGAGCCTAGTCTCACATTTTTAGTGGGAAAATTTGATGGTATACTAGGACTCGGATTTCAAGAGATTGCCGTTGGAAATGCTGTTCCTGTGTG GGACAACATGGTTGAACAAGGTCTTGTCCAAGAACCAGTATTTTCATTCTGGCTCAACCGTAAtgcagaggaagaagaagggggtGAAATCGTCTTTGGTGGGGTAGATCCAAATCATTACAAGGGCGAGCACACATATGTTCCTGTGAAACAGAAAGGTTATTGGCAG TTTGACATGGGAGATGTTCTAATAGATGATAAACCAACCG GATATTGTGCTGGAGGTTGTTCTGCCATTGCAGATTCTGGCACTTCCCTGCTAGCAGGTCCAACG ACTGTGATTACCATGATAAATCATGCAATTGGAGCCTCTGGAGTTGTTAGTCAGCAATGCAAGGCAATTGTCGAACAGTATGGACAAACCATTATTGATTTGCTTTTAGCCGAG GCAAACCCAAAGAAGATCTGCTCCCAGATTGGCTTGTGCTTCTTTGATGGTTCCCGTGGTGTTAG TATGGGCATCGAGACTGTAGTGGATGAGAGCAGCGGCAAAGTTTCTAGTGGAATTCGTGATGCCATGTGCCCTGCTTGTGAGATGGCTGTTGCTTGGATGCAAAACCAGATAAAGCAGAATCAAACACAAGATCGAATATTGGACTATGTAAATGAG CTTTGTGATCGGATGCCAAGCCCAATGGGAGAATCTGCTGTGGACTGTGGACATATTTCTTCCATGCCTGGTGTTTCCTTCACAATTGGCGGAAAGATTTTCGACCTTGCTCCTGAGGAG TATATACTCAAGGTGGGCGAGGGTCCTGCTGCTCAGTGCATCAGCGGCTTTATTGCTTTGGATGTGCCCCCTCCTCGTGGGCCTCTCTG GATCCTGGGTGATGTCTTCATGGGGCGCTACCATACCGTCTTTGATTCCGGCAAGCTGAGAGTTGGATTTGCAGAGGCAGCATAA
- the LOC109012563 gene encoding aspartic proteinase-like isoform X2 — MGTNMKAVLLSLFLLTLLFSLVTSASNNGFVRIGLKKMKLDKNNRLASQLESKDAISLKASIRKYRFPHNLGDSEDADIVVLKNYLDAQYYGEIGIGTPPQNFTVIFDTGSANLWVPSAKCYFSVACFFHARYKSSESSTYRKNGTSAAIQYGTGAISGFFSCDNVKVGDRVIMNQDFIEATREPSLTFLVGKFDGILGLGFQEIAVGNAVPVWDNMVEQGLVQEPVFSFWLNRNAEEEEGGEIVFGGVDPNHYKGEHTYVPVKQKGYWQFDMGDVLIDDKPTGYCAGGCSAIADSGTSLLAGPTTVITMINHAIGASGVVSQQCKAIVEQYGQTIIDLLLAEANPKKICSQIGLCFFDGSRGVSMGIETVVDESSGKVSSGIRDAMCPACEMAVAWMQNQIKQNQTQDRILDYVNELCDRMPSPMGESAVDCGHISSMPGVSFTIGGKIFDLAPEEYILKVGEGPAAQCISGFIALDVPPPRGPLWILGDVFMGRYHTVFDSGKLRVGFAEAA, encoded by the exons ATGGGAACTAACATGAAAGCAGTCCTGTTGTCGCTGTTCCTCTTGACCTTGTTGTTTTCTCTGGTCACCTCTGCTTCCAACAATGGCTTTGTTAGAATTGGGCTGAAAAAGATGAAATTGGACAAAAACAATCGGCTTGCTTCACAGCTCGAGTCCAAGGACGCAATATCTTTGAAAGCTTCTATTAGAAAGTATCGTTTCCCTCATAATCTCGGTGACTCTGAGGACGCAGACATTGTTGTGTTAAAGAACTACTTGGATGCTCAGTACTATGGTGAAATTGGCATTGGTACTCCCCCTCAAAATTTCACTGTAATTTTTGACACTGGCAGCGCTAATCTTTGGGTGCCATCAGCTAAGTGCTATTTCTCG GTGGCTTGTTTTTTTCATGCTAGGTACAAGTCAAGTGAATCGAGTACCTACAGGAAGAATG GGACATCTGCTGCTATCCAATATGGTACTGGTGCAATATCTGGTTTCTTTAGCTGTGACAATGTCAAAGTTGGGGACCGAGTTATAATGAATCAG GATTTTATTGAGGCAACCAGAGAGCCTAGTCTCACATTTTTAGTGGGAAAATTTGATGGTATACTAGGACTCGGATTTCAAGAGATTGCCGTTGGAAATGCTGTTCCTGTGTG GGACAACATGGTTGAACAAGGTCTTGTCCAAGAACCAGTATTTTCATTCTGGCTCAACCGTAAtgcagaggaagaagaagggggtGAAATCGTCTTTGGTGGGGTAGATCCAAATCATTACAAGGGCGAGCACACATATGTTCCTGTGAAACAGAAAGGTTATTGGCAG TTTGACATGGGAGATGTTCTAATAGATGATAAACCAACCG GATATTGTGCTGGAGGTTGTTCTGCCATTGCAGATTCTGGCACTTCCCTGCTAGCAGGTCCAACG ACTGTGATTACCATGATAAATCATGCAATTGGAGCCTCTGGAGTTGTTAGTCAGCAATGCAAGGCAATTGTCGAACAGTATGGACAAACCATTATTGATTTGCTTTTAGCCGAG GCAAACCCAAAGAAGATCTGCTCCCAGATTGGCTTGTGCTTCTTTGATGGTTCCCGTGGTGTTAG TATGGGCATCGAGACTGTAGTGGATGAGAGCAGCGGCAAAGTTTCTAGTGGAATTCGTGATGCCATGTGCCCTGCTTGTGAGATGGCTGTTGCTTGGATGCAAAACCAGATAAAGCAGAATCAAACACAAGATCGAATATTGGACTATGTAAATGAG CTTTGTGATCGGATGCCAAGCCCAATGGGAGAATCTGCTGTGGACTGTGGACATATTTCTTCCATGCCTGGTGTTTCCTTCACAATTGGCGGAAAGATTTTCGACCTTGCTCCTGAGGAG TATATACTCAAGGTGGGCGAGGGTCCTGCTGCTCAGTGCATCAGCGGCTTTATTGCTTTGGATGTGCCCCCTCCTCGTGGGCCTCTCTG GATCCTGGGTGATGTCTTCATGGGGCGCTACCATACCGTCTTTGATTCCGGCAAGCTGAGAGTTGGATTTGCAGAGGCAGCATAA
- the LOC109012571 gene encoding probable F-box protein At4g22030, whose translation MASLKASTLLLPSFSSSSSSSSYCCSMKLNDAIHVPKLPKVRFSVPKIAMRKLVDEMNRRVNEFTNRVPIENINLTSTPAANDIVESSNSTSFAATQLYAILEAVADRVEMHTNVGQQRDNWNTLLLNSINMITLTAAAMVGAAAIGGSGMPLLALKLSATFLYAAAAGMLLVMNKIQPSQLAEEQRNATRLFKQLRSQIQTMLALRTPTQEDVEDVMERVLALDKAYPLPLLGATLDKFPAKFEPAAWWPSHQLIIQMENESHEGKQLETNGWSEELEAEMREIMEVVKRKDSEDYERLGNLVLKINKILAISGPLLTGIAAVGSACVGNVAWAAVVALSAGALATTVNTFQHGAQVGMVFEMYRNAGGFLRLLKETIEEALEEKDLERRENGELFETKVTLQLGRSVSQLRDLARKSASCRIDGIAMDEFASKLF comes from the coding sequence ATGGCTTCCTTAAAGGCTTCAACTTTGCTATtaccttcattttcttcttcttcttcttcgtcttcatATTGTTGTTCCATGAAACTTAATGATGCTATTCACGTCCCAAAGCTTCCAAAAGTTCGTTTCTCGGTTCCCAAAATAGCAATGAGAAAGCTGGTTGACGAAATGAACAGAAGGGTCAACGAGTTCACAAACAGGGTCCCAATAGAAAACATCAACCTCACTTCCACACCGGCTGCCAATGATATTGTTGAATCAAGCAACTCCACCTCTTTTGCCGCCACACAACTCTATGCCATCTTAGAGGCCGTGGCTGACAGAGTGGAAATGCACACCAACGTTGGACAGCAGCGTGACAACTGGAACACCCTTCTTCTGAACTCCATCAACATGATAACCCTTACTGCCGCAGCCATGGTTGGTGCTGCAGCGATTGGTGGCTCCGGAATGCCCCTTTTGGCTCTGAAATTGTCGGCCACGTTCTTGTATGCTGCAGCCGCGGGGATGTTGCTTGTGATGAACAAGATTCAGCCTTCACAGCTTGCAGAGGAACAACGCAATGCTACAAGATTGTTCAAGCAGCTTCGGAGCCAAATCCAAACTATGCTCGCTCTTCGGACTCCAACTCAAGAAGATGTGGAGGACGTGATGGAAAGGGTTTTGGCCCTTGACAAAGCCTACCCCCTTCCATTGCTAGGAGCAACGCTTGACAAATTCCCCGCAAAGTTTGAGCCAGCTGCTTGGTGGCCTTCCCATCAACTGATCATTCAAATGGAAAATGAATCACACGAAGGAAAACAGCTAGAGACAAATGGGTGGAGTGAGGAACTTGAAGCAGAAATGCGAGAGATCATGGAGGTGGTGAAGAGAAAGGACAGTGAAGACTATGAAAGGCTAGGAAACCTGGTGTTGAAGATCAACAAAATCTTGGCCATCTCAGGTCCATTACTCACAGGCATTGCGGCTGTCGGCTCGGCTTGCGTTGGTAATGTGGCATGGGCTGCAGTAGTAGCCTTGAGTGCTGGGGCGTTAGCTACCACTGTCAATACTTTCCAGCATGGTGCGCAAGTTGGGATGGTGTTTGAGATGTATAGAAACGCCGGTGGCTTTCTCCGGCTATTGAAAGAAACAATCGAAGAGGCACTTGAGGAAAAAGACTTGGAGAGAAGAGAAAACGGAGAGTTGTTTGAAACGAAGGTGACTCTGCAACTGGGAAGAAGCGTGTCACAGCTCAGAGATCTTGCAAGAAAGTCAGCTTCTTGCCGTATAGATGGAATTGCCATGGATGAATTCGCTAGCAAGCTTTTTTAG
- the LOC109012562 gene encoding aminomethyltransferase, mitochondrial-like — MRGGGLWQLGQSLTRHLAQADKKTVARRYLSAEAELKKTVLHDFHVANGGKMVPFAGWSMPIQYKDSIMDSTLNCRQNGSLFDVSHMCGLSLKGKDCIPFLEKLVIADVAALAPGTGTLTVFTNEKGGAIDDSVITKVKDDHIYLVVNAGCRDKDLAHIEEHMKAFKAKGGDVLWHIHDERSLLALQGPLAGPVLQHLTKKDLSKVYFGEFHMLDINGVHCFLTRTGYTGEDGFEISVPSEHAVDLAKAILEKSEGKVRLTGLGARDSLRLEAGLCLYGNDMEQHVTPVEAGLTWAIGKRRRAEGGFLGAEVILKQLEEGPSVRRVGVFSSGPPPRSHNEIQDDKGKGIGEVTSGGFSPCLKKNIAMGYVISGSHKAGTKVKIVIRGKSYDGVVTKMPFVPTKYYKPS, encoded by the exons ATGAGAGGAGGGGGTTTGTGGCAACTTGGGCAATCATTAACACGTCATCTTGCTCAGGCTGATAAGAAGACTGTTGCTCGTCGATACCTTTCTGCAGAAGCAGAGCTAAAAAAGACAGTTCTTCATGACTTCCATGTTGCTAATGGCGGGAAGATGGTGCCCTTTGCTGGGTGGAGCATGCCCATTCAATACAAGGACTCAATCATGGATTCTACTCTCAATTGTAGGCAGAATGGTAGCCTTTTTGATGTCTCCCATATGTGTGGGCTGAGCCTCAAGGGAAAGGATTGCATACCTTTCCTTGAAAAGCTTGTCATTGCTGATGTTGCTGCTCTTGCCCCTGGAACCGGGACGCTAACTGTCTTTACAAATGAGAAGGGAGGAGCAATTGATGATTCAGTGATAACCAAGGTGAAGGATGATCACATATACCTGGTCGTCAATGCAGGGTGTAGGGATAAGGATCTGGCTCACATTGAGGAGCATATGAAGGCATTCAAGGCCAAAGGTGGGGATGTCTTATGGCACATCCATGATGAGAGGTCACTTCTAGCTCTCCAG GGTCCATTGGCTGGCCCAGTTCTTCAGCACCTGACAAAAAAAGACTTGAGCAAGGTATACTTTGGGGAGTTCCATATGTTGGATATCAATGGAGTGCACTGCTTTCTAACTAGGACAGg GTATACTGGTGAAGATGGTTTTGAAATCTCCGTTCCGTCAGAGCATGCAGTGGATCTTGCCAAAGCAATCTTGGAGAAATCCGAAGGGAAGGTAAGGTTGACCGGTCTGGGAGCTAGAGACAGTCTCCGACTTGAAGCTGGGCTCTGTTTATATGGTAACGATATGGAACAACATGTAACTCCTGTTGAGGCCGGACTCACATGGGCCATagggaagagaagaagagcTGAAGGTGGTTTTCTAGGTGCCGAGGTGATACTTAAGCAACTTGAAGAGGGTCCATCAGTCAGGCGTGTTGGGGTTTTCTCTTCAGGGCCACCTCCCAGAAGCCACAATGAGATTCAGGATGATAAAGGAAAGGGCATTGGGGAAGTCACCAGTGGAGGATTTAGCCCCTGCCTTAAGAAGAATATAGCAATGGGGTATGTGATATCTGGGTCACACAAGGCAGGCACCAAAGTTAAGATTGTAATTCGAGGAAAGTCCTATGATGGGGTTGTCACAAAAATGCCATTTGTACCAACAAAATACTACAAGCCATCCTAA
- the LOC118348225 gene encoding uncharacterized protein LOC118348225, translating into MPIEYVYRSSRHIAISLFKRYKMAVGRGGGDNLKEFIHAGVNAHALGCTDEGLRKELNDMKESSVEIEAMQNYGGTTNLKSKIISEEVDECILWLSIIFITILCTPQPTIVRWSATPSVSDEVRLQWKGFCAIIANAYFLRGMTWLPVKTLQLEQMAVEGQAEEPSIVASRMRLVFSTLEVVSPQWPSV; encoded by the exons ATGCC CATTGAATACGTTTACCGATCATCACGCCACATAGCAATCAGTCTGTTTAAGCGATACAAGATGGCTGTTGGCCGCGGAGGAGGTGACAACTTAAAA GAGTTTATCCATGCTGGGGTGAATGCCCATGCACTGGGCTGTACCGATGAAGGATTAAGAAAAGAACTTAATGATATGAAGGAATCTAGTGTTGAAATAGAAGCAATGCAAAATTATGGTGGAACGACTAACTtgaaatctaaaattatctcagaAGAG GTTGATGAGTGCATTCTGTGGTTGAGTATTATATTCATCACCATCTTGTGTACACCGCAGCCCACTATTGTTAGATGGTCAGCTACACCCTCAGTGTCAGATGAAGTGAGGCTTCAGTGGAAAGGCTTTTGTGCTATTATAGCAAATGCATACTTTTTGAGGGGAATGACATG GCTTCCAGTAAAGACTCTTCAACTAGAGCAAATGGCAGTAGAGGGACAAGCTGAGGAACCCTCAATTGTTGCTAGCAGAATGAGATTAGTGTTTAGCACACTTG AGGTGGTGAGTCCCCAGTGGCCTAGTGTATAG